In Granulicella mallensis MP5ACTX8, the sequence CCCTTCTGCAGCAGGCGTTTCGCTGTCAGGTGCTCCGGGTCGACCAGCACCATGCGCGTAAAGAACGCGCACAGGATTCCGACCGGAATGTTGATATAGAAGATCCAGCGCCACGAGTAGTTATCCGTGATCCAGCCGCCCAGCGTCGGCCCGAGCACAGGCGCGCACAGAATCGCTACCGTGTAGACCGCCATCGCCATGCCGCGCTTCTCTCCCGGAAAGGCATCGGCCAGGATCGCCTGCACGGAGGGCTGCAAGCCGCCACCGGCAAGCCCCTGCAGCACGCGAAACACGACCAGCATTCCCAGCGTGGGGGCCAGGCCGCAGAGTGCCGAAAACACCGTGAACAGCACGACAGAAACGAGATAAAAGTTCTTGCGCCCCATCACGCTGGAGATCCAGCCGCTGATGGGGAGGATGATCGCATTGGCCACGAGATAGCTCGTCAGGACCCAGGTGCTCTCATCCTGCGAGGCGGAGAGGCTGCCTGCAATGTGCGGCAGTGCAACGTTCGCAATGGAGGTGTCCAGCACCTCCATGAATGTGCCCATCGTTACGACCAGCGCGATGATCCACGGATTGAAGATACGAGGTTCCGGCGCCTTTTCAGGTGCGACATGCGGCCAGAGGTCACGGTCCAGCAGTGCCTCCGGTTCAAGCTCCAGCAACTCTTCGACGGATGTTGACCCACCAGTCACAAAAATGACTCCTCAGTCATTAGAGCATCTATGGGGCCGATGGACTCAATTATGCTAGGTTGATTTCGTGCCCTCCGTCTCCAAACCCTCGTCCAGCCGCCGCGTGCTCACCGACCTGCGCCGTCGGGAGATTCTTGCTGCCGCCATCAAGGTCTTTGGAAAGAAGGGTTTCGCGGATACCCGCGCCGAAGACGTCGCCGCTGCCGCAAAGATTGCCAAGGGCACGCTTTATCTTTACTTCAAGTCCAAGGAAGACATCTACGCGACCGCCGTACTTCACGCCATCGGGCAGTTGCAGTCGCTGGTGGCAGAGCGCGTGTCGGAGGCCAGCGGCGTGCGGGACAAGTTGGCCGCCGCCATCGCCATCCGGTTGAAGTTCTGGCTCGACCAGGAAAATCTTTATCGCCTGCTGCTCACCGTAGGCCGCGAACAAAAGCACCGCCGCCAGACCAATGACGTTCTGCGTGTCGGCCACGACAGCCTTCTCGCGATCTTCGAGGAAGGCGTTGCCTCGGGCGAGCTGCCTCCCGGGAACTTCGATACGCTCTCCTGGGCCATCCTCGACATGGTTCGCGGCTGCAACGAACGCCGCCTCGACGGCCTCACCGACCGCACGCCGCAACAGGACGCTGATTTCATTATCGAAACCGCGCTGCAGAGCCTAGGTATTTAAAGGCGCAGAATGGGCCAGTACAATCCACGGAGATCCTTTCGATCGCATCCTCGTTGCACAAGCCACAGTGGAGGCATTACTTTGCTGACGGTTGATTCGACACTTGCCAAATATCCAGGGCCTATAAAGAAAATATGACAACAAAGGCCAGGCAAAATGCCCGGCCTTTGTTGTTATCACTCGAAGACGAACCTACTGGCCGCCGCCTTCATTCTCCTTGATGAACGCCGCCGTCCGGTCATGCAGTCCATGCAGCGCGTCTTCATTCACATAGACCATATGGCCGGTGGGGAAGAACTTGTACGAGATGTTCTTCTGCAGCGAGGTGGGGAGGGGCAAGTGCTTCATCTCGTAGGTTGCGGCAAAGTACAGCGTGCCCAGATCAAAGTAGCCGCCCATCAGCAGCACATGCATCTTCGGGTTCACCTTCATCGTGTAGGCCAGGTCAGCCGAGACGTTCACGCCCGAACCCTGACCTCCGCCGGGGCCATTATGCTTCATGTCCCAGGTCCAGCCGGGCTCGCGCGCGCTCGACTTGTAGGTCATGTTCTCGCCGAACTTCAGCGTCTGGTGCGCATACGTATTCATCGCCGACATGAAAGCAGCCTCGATGGACTCAGTGAACGGATCATAGTCAGCGCTCGCGCTGAGCGGGTCGAGGTGCGGTCCCTCATAGCGTGAGTCCAGACGGCCTGTCGTCGTGTCGCTGCCATCCTGCAGGTACTTGGAGAACTCGCCACCCGTCAGCCGCAGATTAGCCTTCAGCCACAGAGCCTGGGGAACGCCGGTGTAGCTCTCCAGCTTCGCCGCCACGGCAGCCTTCTTCGTGGGGTCAAGGTCCGCGCCCTGCAGCAGGGCCGAGGCGTAGTCTCCGATGGAGTACTGCTCCACCTCATGCAGCCAGGGCTCAAGCTCCGCGGGCTGGTTCGGAATCTTGTGGTGATACCAAGCGGTCGCCGCGAAGCTCGGCAGCGCGAGGAAGAAGCCGTTGTCTGTTCCGGGGTTGCCGTCAGAGCCATCGGCCGAGTTGTCGAAGCTCAGGATTTGGCTCAGCAGCACGACTCCGTTCAAGTCCACACCATGCTGTTGCAGCGTCGCGCTCAGCACGGCGTCGCGCGTGGTGCCGTAGCTTTCGCCGAAGAGGAACTTGGGCGACGACCAGCGATCATACTTGGTCAGGAAGCGGCGGATGAAGCGGTCAAACGCGCCCGCATCCTGGTCGATGCCGTAGAACGACTTGAACGCGTCCTTGCCCATTACGCGGCTGTAGCCTGTGCCCGGCGCGTCAATGAAGACCAGGTCGGCGGTGTCCAACAGGCTGTATTGGTTCGGCACCGTCTTGTACGGTCCGCCGAACTGGTGCTGCGTGTCCGGCGTCAGCACCCGTACCGGCGACATGCTGCCCATGCGCAGATACATCGTCGCCGAACCCGGCCCGCCGTTGTAGAAGAACACTACCGGCCGCGTTCCCGTGTCCGAGCCCTTGGCGAAGTACGCCGTATAAAAAATGCGCGCGGTCGCGGGCTGATCTTCAGGCTTGGCGGGCAGATCGATACCGGAGTCCGGCAGCAGCTTGCCGTCCAGGCCCAGGGTCGCGTCCTGCGCGTCGCTCGAACCGACAGTCAGCATGCCGGCGACGGCCTTGTAGGCGATCGTCTTGCCACCCGCAACTACGGAGCCCTCGGTGATGGAGTCTGCCGGAAGCGCTACAGGCTTCTTCTCTGTTTCAGAGGCAACGGTAGTAGTCGTTGTAACGGCGGTTTTGTCATTGCCATGATGATCCTGGGCCAGCGACGGCACTCCAGCGGCAAAGGCGAACAGACAAAGGGCACAGACCGGGAGACCGGCCATAGAAAGAGTTGGACGCATTCATTTCTCCTGTTGCTTCTTCGCACAGCATGACTCGAAGTTTTCACTATATTGCAAATGGAATCTCATTTGCTCAACTCGCGGAACTATATCTTGCAGCCGAAGGCCAACAGTGTAGCCCATCGATCCCACGGCTCGCCTCTACCGCTCCATCTCGGGATAAGGCCCTACCCCGCCGCCCGCGATCCACTGGTCAAGATGCTCTTCCAACACCGGCAGCGGCACGGAACCCGTCTCCAGCACGGCGTCGTGGAACGCCCGGATATTGAACTTCGCACCCAACGAGGCCTCTGCCTTGTGACGCTCCTTCAGGATCGACAGCTCGCCGAGATAGTACGAGAGCGCCTGCCCCGGCCAGGAGATGTAACGATCCACCTCGGTATCGACCTCGTGCTCTGAAAGCGCCGTGTTGTCGCGGAGATACTGCCGTGCCTGTTCCCGGGTCCAGCCCTGCGAGTGAATGCCCGTATCGACCACCAGCCGCGCCGCCCGCCAGGCCTGATAGCTCAGCATGCCGAAGGTCTCGTAGGGCGTGTGATAGATCCCCATCTCCGTCCCCAGCCGCTCGCAGTACACCGCCCAGCCTTCTCCGTAAGCCGAGATATACGCACCGCGAAACTTCGGCAGATCCTTATGCTCCGCCGCAATAGGAATCTGGAACGCGTGGCCCGGCGCCGACTCATGCAGGGTAAGCGCGGGTAGCGAGTACAGGCTGCGCGAGGGCAGATCATAGGTGTTCACGAAGTAGACTCCCGGACCACCGCGGCCCGAGGTGTAGAACGGAGCGATCTCCGGCGGGACCGGACGAATCGCGAAGCGTTGTCGCGGCAGGTAGCCGAAGTAGCGCGCGGATACACCGTCGAACTCCTTGGAGATATACGCCGCCCGCATCAGCAGCTCTTCCGGGGTCTTTGCATAGAACTGGGGATCCGTGCGCAGGTATTGGAGAAATGCCGGGAAGTCGCCCTTGAAGCCCGTCTGCTGGATCGCCGCGAGCATCTCCGCGTGGATGCCGGCCATCTCGTGCAGGCCGATCTCGTGGATCTGCTCCGGAGTCAGGTCGACTGTCGTGTATTCGAGAATCTTGGCCTGGTAGTAAGCCTTGCCGTTCGGCAGGCTCTCGGCTGCAAGCGCCTCCTGCGCTCCGGGAACATACTCTTCGCGAAAGAACTTAAGCAGAACCGCATAGGCGGGGATAATCTTCTGCTCGATGGCGGTACGTGCCTCAGCCCGAAGCTCACCCTGGCGGCTTTCAGGGATGGAAGACGGCATCGTGGCGAAGGGCTTCCAGTAAGGCGTGTCCTCTGCCCGCTTCGCCTCCGCAATCGTAGCGATCGAAACATCACGCCCCTCCAATGTCACCTTCGGGGGAGTAAATCGGTGTGCCAGGCCGGCGCGCATGTTCGCGACCTCCTCACTGAAGAAGCGCGGGGTGTCGTTCAACTGCGAAAGGTAGTGGCTATAGTCCTCAGCCGTCTTGAAGGAGTTAATCGGCGGGTCCGACAGTTCCGACCAGAACGCACTGTCGGAGTTCACCGGCATCTCGTAGTAGCGAAACTTCTGGCCATTAATCAGCACCGCAATCTGTGCGCGAAAGACCCGATAGTTCACCTTCTCCGCAGGCGAAAGAACCTCGACCTTCAGCGCGTCAAGCTGCGCCATGACCTTCGTCCAGTGCACCAGCTTAGCCTGCTGCGTTGCCTCGTCCACGCTCGGGAGAACAGGCAGGATCGTCTCGTCGTTCTCATCGTCGGAGCCGCCACGCTGCGCCTTGCGCCACGCCGACTCCGCCGTATAGATCGCCTTCAGCCGGGCGTCTTCCCGGGTTTCGGCAGATCTGGCTGCACCCACAGGAGTCTTCTTCGTGATCGAAGTAGGCGTCACTCCCCCTGATGCAGTGCAGGTCGCAGTGCAGATCATGGCAAGCATCCCTGCCGTTGTGGCTATCATCCCAATCTTGAGCTTCACCGTTTCCGCCTCTCATTTATGCTCGTCGTTGCGCCTGAGCTACGCTAAGAGGCGCAAGCGCGACCCTGCGCAGTTCGATTTCCTGGAGTTCCAAATGCGTGTAGGCCTGATGACCCGTGAATATCCACCCTACGTCTACGGAGGCGCTGGAGTCCATGTCGAGTATCTCTCCCGAGAACTTGCAAAGAAGATCGAGGTCGAGGTCCACGCCTGGGGCGACGCTCCCGATCACGATGGGCTGCGCGAGCTCGAAACGCCGCACGAGGCGCATCTCGATGTTCACTTCGAGAATCCGTGGCCGCTGATCTCGCACGGCACGCAGGCCAAGTTCAAGGGCGCGCTGGAGGCGCTCTCGCTGAACCTGCTGCAGCAGCTTCATCTCGAGAAGCTGGACATCATCCACACCCATACCTGGTACGTCTCGATGGCAGGCTTCCTTGCCAAGAAGCTCTACAACATCCCCTTCGTGCTCACGACGCACTCCCTTGAGCCGCTGCGCGCCTGGAAGGCCGAGCAGCTTGGCTCCGGCTACGCGTTGAGTTCGTGGATGGAGCAGACGGCCATCCTCGACGCCGATGCCGTCATCGCCGTCTCCAACGGCACCAAGGCCGACATCCTGAAGGCCTATCCCGGCGTCGATCCTGCACGCATCCACGTCATCTATAACGGGATCGACCTGAACCAGTACCAGTGGACGCCCGACACTACCGCGCTGGACGCGTACGGAGTCGACAAGACCAGGCCCTACGTCCTGTTCGTCGGCCGCATCACGCGGCAGAAGGGTGTGACCCACCTCGTCGAGGCCATTCAGCATCTGCCCGCAGGAACGCAGGTGGTGCTCTGTGCCGGCGCTCCCGACACCCCCGAGATCGCCGCCGAGATGCGCGAGAAAGTGGACGCCGCCCGCGCCGCCGGGGGCAACATTGTCTGGATCGAAAAGATGGTGACCAAGCAGGAGGCCATCCAGCTCTACTCGCACTGCGCGGTCTTCTGCTGCCCCTCGGTCTACGAGCCCTTCGGCATCATCAACCTGGAAGCGATGGCGTGCCGTGCACCGGTCGTCGCGTCGGCGGTCGGCGGAATCCTGGAGGTCGTCGTTGAGGGTGAAACCGGTCATCTCGTGTCCTTTACGGCCGATCCGGTCACAACCTTCCCCACCGACCCGGCGCAGTTCGCTCGTGATCTCGCCATACGCATCGCGGCCCTTCTCGCAAACTCCGTGCAGGCAAAACAGATGGGTGAAGCCGGACGCAAACGCGTGGAAGATCATTTTTCGTGGACTGCCATCGCAGCACAAACGATTGATCTTTACGAAAAGCTCATCGCGGCACGAATCTAGCCGTCAAGATTCTTCGCCTGTCAGACCGCTTCAGCCAGACTTAGCCAAAGGGCTTTATAATGGAGTTCCTACGCGCTTGAACCGCGCCCCACACAACCCTCCCCGAGGAGTTTTGAAATGGCAAATTTGTTGGATCAACTCAAGTCGATGACGACCGTCGTCTCCGATACCGGCGATATCAACGCCATCAAGAAGTACAAACCGACCGACGCGACGACGAATCCTTCGCTCATCGCAACGGCCGCCACCATGCCCGAGTATCAGCCCATCGTTGACGGTGTGCTGAAGACCGCACGCGAGAAGGCGCCCGCCGGAGCTTCCAACGCCGATGTTGCCGCCTCCGCCTTCAAGTCGCTTGCTGTCGCCTTCGGCCTCAAGATCCTTGAGATCGTCCCGGGCCGCGTCTCCACCGAGGTCGATGCTCGCTTGAGCTACGACACCGAGGGCTCGCTCGCCGCCGCCCGCGACATCATCAAGCAGTACGCCGCAGCCGGCATCGGCCCCGATCGCGTCCTCATCAAGCTCGCCTCCACCTGGGAGGGCATCCGCGCCGCCGAGATCCTCGAAAAAGAGGGCATCCACTGCAACATGACGCTGCTCTTCGGCATACACCAGGCTGTCGCCGCCGCCGAAGCGCACGTCACCCTGATCTCGCCCTTCGTAGGCCGCATCCTCGACTGGTACAAACAGGACACCGGCAAGGACTACAAGGGTGCCGACGATCCTGGCGTTCAGTCGGTCACCGAGATCTATCACTACTACAAGAAGTTCGGCTATAAGACCGTTGTCATGGGAGCGAGCTTCCGCAACATCGGCGAGATCACCGAGCTGGCCGGCTGCGACCTGCTCACCATCGCTCCCAAGCTGCTCGAAGAGCTGCAGACGAGCGAAGGCACGCTGCCGCGCAAGCTCGATCCGGCTGCCTCCAAGAACGATCCGATCGAGAAGATTTCGGTCGATAAGGCTACCTTCGACAAGATGCACGCAGAGAACAAGATGGCGCATGACAAGCTGAAGGAAGGCATTGACGGCTTCGCCAAGGCCCTCGTAGGCCTCGAGCACTTGCTGACCGAGCGTCTGACGGAGATCTCCTAAACTCCTTATGCTCTGAAACAAAATGGCGACCCTTTCGGGTCGCCATTTTCTTGTGCTCGTCTCCCCTAAGACTTGCACGGGGAGCGGTCTACAAAACCAACATACAGACGAAGCAACCCGCTCTGGGGCTGGGCAGTGGACGCAACCGCGCACGGCAGCAGGATGAGCGTTGGCTGGTCCACCTGCGCACCGCGAGCCGCAACACGCAAGGCATAGACATTGCTGAACGGCGCCGCCGTAAAGAGCCCCTTAGGCGCATAGCTGTCCGGATCACGATCCAGAACGACCGCCGTAAAGTGTTGTCCGGCGATCTGACGATCGAACTCCTGTACGGCAGGCTGATAACTCCGGCCCAGAACCGCATCCAGCGCGTCCATCTCCGCGTGCATCGGCTTCCCTGCCATCAGGCCATCGTAGCTGTGGTTTACGACCCACACGTCCCCTGGGGTCGCTCGCAGGTCTGCGAGAAACTGCTGACGGCCCTCCAGCGCTCCCTGCATAGGCAGCACCTGTCCGGGACGATAGAGGTGAGCCATCAACTGCACCGTCAGCGCCATCCATAGCAGCGCAGGTACAGTGATACGCGTGCGGCCCACTGCAAAGGTGGGACTGCCCGCTGCCTCCCAGCGCTCCAGGAGTCGGTGGATCGCCACCCCTGTCAGAATCGCAACCCACGCATACAGCGGAATCGTCGCGTTGATATTGGCTCCGCCATGCGCTCGAACGAACCACACCGCGCCGCCGATCAGGACGGTCACGATCGCAAAGAATGATCCCTCCCGCTCTCGCCAGCGCATGGGAGCCAGCAGAGTAGCAGCCAGGATGAATATCACGGCTACTGGTAACGGCTCCAACAGATCGTGCGGCATAAACATCGCGGCCTCGCGCGGAGCCCAGCCGAGAGACCCCGTCGTTCCAAAGGCGTAGAAGCTGTACCAGTGCTGCGTCAGATGGTTGAGCCAAGCCACGCTGGCCCAGGCCATGGCAGCAAAGGCAGCCATGCCCATCAGCATGCGCTTCGGTCGCTGCCACTCCACCAGGAAGATCGCCAGCCCCAGGGGGAGAAAGGTCTGCTTGCCATGGAAGGCCAGCAGCCACATCACCGCAGCCAGCAGAGGATGCGCACGCCGCGTCGCCAACACCGCCAGGAGAAACAGGAAGACCGACAGCGAATCGACCCTGCCTACATCGAACCAGCCCAGCACCAGCACGTACAGGCTGGCAAAGAGGCCGACAGCCACCACCGCGGCGGCCCACCGCCTGGTCTCTTTCCAAACCATCAGAAAGATCACGCCAAAGGTGCCGAACGTCGAAAGGATCGACACCATCCGCAGCGGCGCATAGCTGAGGCCCATGACCTTGGACAATGCGGCAGAGAGATAAAAGAACAGGGGGGCATACAGGTAGGAGGCCCACTCCAGGCTCGGCGCCGCGTAGAGCGGATAGCCGTGGCGCAGCCTCCACACCGAGGTCATCATGCCGCTCTCGACGCGGTCTATCTCAAACGGATAGTGCAGTCGATGCAGAGCGATAAAGAGGAATGACAGTACAAAGAAAAGCGAAAACCCGAGGGCGGCCAGCCGCAAGAGGCGCTCTAACCTGCTTTCTTCCATATGCGGCATACGCCCATTCTAGAGTGATGAGGAAAAAGTGTCTTTCCCGGCCTTCCATCGGTGATAGCCTTTGGAGGCAATGGGGGAACTTCGTGCTACCAATCAGGCCGCGCATGCCAGCGTCCAGGACACCTCACCGCGTATCGCGGTCCTGATCCCCTGCCATAATGAAGAAGCCGCCATTGGCAAAGTGATCGCTGCCTTTGCCCGCGAGCTTCCCTCGGCGGCGATCTACGTCTACGACAACAACTCCACCGACCGCACGATCGAAGTCGCCCGGGCTGCCGGGGCGTTTGTCTCTGTCGAGCGGCTGCAGGGCAAGGGCAATGTCGTACGCCGCATGTTCTCCGATATCGAGGCCGACGCCTACGTGCTCGTCGACGGCGACGACACCTACGAAGCCGCCAGCTCCGTATCCATGCTCGACATGCTCTTCACCGAAGGCATCGACATGGTCACCGGCACACGCGTCACCAACATCTCCGCCGCGTATCGGCGCGGGCATCGCTTCGGCAACGTCATGCTTACGGGCATCGTCCGCTCCATCTTCGGCGACCGCATTACGGACATGCTCTCCGGCTACCGCGTCTTCAGCCGCCGCTTCGTCAAGAGCTTCCCGGCCCTGAGCTCCGGCTTCGAGACCGAAACCGAGCTGACCATCCACGCGCTGGAGCTCAAGATGCCACTTGGCGAACTCGAAACTCCCTACCGCGATCGGGGCGAAGGCAGCACCTCAAAGCTGAATACCTACAAGGATGGTGTGCGTATCCTCGCGACCATCGTCTCGCTGGTCAAGGATCAACGTCCCCTGCAGTTCTTCACAATTGCCGGAGTCATCCTGTTCGTGCTGGGCGTGGGCTTGAGCGTGCCGATCCTGATCGAGTTCCACCAGACTCATCTCGTCCCACGCTTTCCGACGGCCATCCTCTCAACGGGAATCGTGCTGCTGTCGTTCCTCTCGATGGTCTGCGGCCTGGTGCTGGACTCCGTCGCCCGGGGCCGCAAAGAGGCCAAGCGCATGACCTATCTTTCGATACCTGCCTCGATCATCCGGCGCGGTTAGGCAGCACCTCAGAACCCTAGACCGCGAGCCTAAAGACTGATAGTTTCGGGGTAGGAATTATTCGTACCGGAGGGCTTATGGCTACGACAATCGAAAAAATCTCCATCGCGCTGCCCCCTGAAATGGTCGCTTCACTGCGCCAGGCGGTGGATGCCGGCGAATACTCTTCTTCGAGCGAAGTCGTGCGTGAGGCTCTACGCGACTGGAGCCACAAGCGCCAGCTGCAGCAGAACGGCGTCGAGGAACTGCGCAGCATTTGGAAGACTGCCCGTGAGAAGAATGGCCCCTACGTGCCGGTCGACGAGGTTATGGATCGCCTCGAACGCAAGTACCAGGCGATCGCCGACGCGGCAGGTGCGACCGACTAATGCATGTTGAATACTCGCTAGACATAGAAGAAGATCTGGACGAGATCGCGGCCTATATCGCGGCCGACAACCCGCGACGCGCTGTGAGTTTCATTCGGGAGATACGTGCCGAGATTGATCGCATTGGCCAGAGACCGCTGATGTACCAATTGCGCCCGGACGTCGGCGAGGATGCACGTCTGGCTGTGGTCGGTCGCTACGTCATTCTGTTTTGGATCGATGGCGACGTGGTGCGTATTGAGCGCGTGGTGCAGGGCAACAGGTTTCTTCCTGTGCTTTTCTAAGACCGTAGTTCGGATTTGCGTTGGGACAAAGGTAAGTGGGACATATTGAAGAGACACTATCAGACCTGACCAAAGGACCTAAAAGATATCGGAGGATGGTGTTATGATCCTGTCCATCTGAGAGCTTGGGATGGAATACGACCATAACAAAGTAGACGAGATCGTGCTGGCGTTGCTAACCCTGACCATGTTCCCCGACGAGCCAGTAATGCGAGCGTGGAAGGGATATGACTGGGACGTGATGGATCGGTTACACGCCAAAGGTTATATCTCCGATCCGAAGAGCAAGTCCAAATCAGTAGTGTTGAGCGACGAGGGACTGCGGCTGGCAAAGGAGTTGTTCGAGCGGCACTTCGGGGTCAAGCCATAGCCAATGGTAGCCGAAAGAAACCCTCTAACGCAGAGAATGGAGAGCGCCTGACGCACAGTCCTTGCGTTAGTGCCCCACCAATGCGGG encodes:
- a CDS encoding TetR/AcrR family transcriptional regulator, with protein sequence MPSVSKPSSSRRVLTDLRRREILAAAIKVFGKKGFADTRAEDVAAAAKIAKGTLYLYFKSKEDIYATAVLHAIGQLQSLVAERVSEASGVRDKLAAAIAIRLKFWLDQENLYRLLLTVGREQKHRRQTNDVLRVGHDSLLAIFEEGVASGELPPGNFDTLSWAILDMVRGCNERRLDGLTDRTPQQDADFIIETALQSLGI
- a CDS encoding DUF885 domain-containing protein, whose product is MGAARSAETREDARLKAIYTAESAWRKAQRGGSDDENDETILPVLPSVDEATQQAKLVHWTKVMAQLDALKVEVLSPAEKVNYRVFRAQIAVLINGQKFRYYEMPVNSDSAFWSELSDPPINSFKTAEDYSHYLSQLNDTPRFFSEEVANMRAGLAHRFTPPKVTLEGRDVSIATIAEAKRAEDTPYWKPFATMPSSIPESRQGELRAEARTAIEQKIIPAYAVLLKFFREEYVPGAQEALAAESLPNGKAYYQAKILEYTTVDLTPEQIHEIGLHEMAGIHAEMLAAIQQTGFKGDFPAFLQYLRTDPQFYAKTPEELLMRAAYISKEFDGVSARYFGYLPRQRFAIRPVPPEIAPFYTSGRGGPGVYFVNTYDLPSRSLYSLPALTLHESAPGHAFQIPIAAEHKDLPKFRGAYISAYGEGWAVYCERLGTEMGIYHTPYETFGMLSYQAWRAARLVVDTGIHSQGWTREQARQYLRDNTALSEHEVDTEVDRYISWPGQALSYYLGELSILKERHKAEASLGAKFNIRAFHDAVLETGSVPLPVLEEHLDQWIAGGGVGPYPEMER
- a CDS encoding type II toxin-antitoxin system RelE/ParE family toxin, with the translated sequence MHVEYSLDIEEDLDEIAAYIAADNPRRAVSFIREIRAEIDRIGQRPLMYQLRPDVGEDARLAVVGRYVILFWIDGDVVRIERVVQGNRFLPVLF
- a CDS encoding glycosyltransferase family 2 protein; protein product: MGELRATNQAAHASVQDTSPRIAVLIPCHNEEAAIGKVIAAFARELPSAAIYVYDNNSTDRTIEVARAAGAFVSVERLQGKGNVVRRMFSDIEADAYVLVDGDDTYEAASSVSMLDMLFTEGIDMVTGTRVTNISAAYRRGHRFGNVMLTGIVRSIFGDRITDMLSGYRVFSRRFVKSFPALSSGFETETELTIHALELKMPLGELETPYRDRGEGSTSKLNTYKDGVRILATIVSLVKDQRPLQFFTIAGVILFVLGVGLSVPILIEFHQTHLVPRFPTAILSTGIVLLSFLSMVCGLVLDSVARGRKEAKRMTYLSIPASIIRRG
- a CDS encoding transaldolase; the protein is MANLLDQLKSMTTVVSDTGDINAIKKYKPTDATTNPSLIATAATMPEYQPIVDGVLKTAREKAPAGASNADVAASAFKSLAVAFGLKILEIVPGRVSTEVDARLSYDTEGSLAAARDIIKQYAAAGIGPDRVLIKLASTWEGIRAAEILEKEGIHCNMTLLFGIHQAVAAAEAHVTLISPFVGRILDWYKQDTGKDYKGADDPGVQSVTEIYHYYKKFGYKTVVMGASFRNIGEITELAGCDLLTIAPKLLEELQTSEGTLPRKLDPAASKNDPIEKISVDKATFDKMHAENKMAHDKLKEGIDGFAKALVGLEHLLTERLTEIS
- a CDS encoding ribbon-helix-helix domain-containing protein — protein: MATTIEKISIALPPEMVASLRQAVDAGEYSSSSEVVREALRDWSHKRQLQQNGVEELRSIWKTAREKNGPYVPVDEVMDRLERKYQAIADAAGATD
- a CDS encoding glycosyltransferase 87 family protein, translating into MRLAALGFSLFFVLSFLFIALHRLHYPFEIDRVESGMMTSVWRLRHGYPLYAAPSLEWASYLYAPLFFYLSAALSKVMGLSYAPLRMVSILSTFGTFGVIFLMVWKETRRWAAAVVAVGLFASLYVLVLGWFDVGRVDSLSVFLFLLAVLATRRAHPLLAAVMWLLAFHGKQTFLPLGLAIFLVEWQRPKRMLMGMAAFAAMAWASVAWLNHLTQHWYSFYAFGTTGSLGWAPREAAMFMPHDLLEPLPVAVIFILAATLLAPMRWREREGSFFAIVTVLIGGAVWFVRAHGGANINATIPLYAWVAILTGVAIHRLLERWEAAGSPTFAVGRTRITVPALLWMALTVQLMAHLYRPGQVLPMQGALEGRQQFLADLRATPGDVWVVNHSYDGLMAGKPMHAEMDALDAVLGRSYQPAVQEFDRQIAGQHFTAVVLDRDPDSYAPKGLFTAAPFSNVYALRVAARGAQVDQPTLILLPCAVASTAQPQSGLLRLYVGFVDRSPCKS
- a CDS encoding DUF6429 family protein — its product is MEYDHNKVDEIVLALLTLTMFPDEPVMRAWKGYDWDVMDRLHAKGYISDPKSKSKSVVLSDEGLRLAKELFERHFGVKP
- the glgA gene encoding glycogen synthase: MIEVGVTPPDAVQVAVQIMASIPAVVAIIPILSFTVSASHLCSSLRLSYAKRRKRDPAQFDFLEFQMRVGLMTREYPPYVYGGAGVHVEYLSRELAKKIEVEVHAWGDAPDHDGLRELETPHEAHLDVHFENPWPLISHGTQAKFKGALEALSLNLLQQLHLEKLDIIHTHTWYVSMAGFLAKKLYNIPFVLTTHSLEPLRAWKAEQLGSGYALSSWMEQTAILDADAVIAVSNGTKADILKAYPGVDPARIHVIYNGIDLNQYQWTPDTTALDAYGVDKTRPYVLFVGRITRQKGVTHLVEAIQHLPAGTQVVLCAGAPDTPEIAAEMREKVDAARAAGGNIVWIEKMVTKQEAIQLYSHCAVFCCPSVYEPFGIINLEAMACRAPVVASAVGGILEVVVEGETGHLVSFTADPVTTFPTDPAQFARDLAIRIAALLANSVQAKQMGEAGRKRVEDHFSWTAIAAQTIDLYEKLIAARI
- a CDS encoding S10 family peptidase, whose translation is MRPTLSMAGLPVCALCLFAFAAGVPSLAQDHHGNDKTAVTTTTTVASETEKKPVALPADSITEGSVVAGGKTIAYKAVAGMLTVGSSDAQDATLGLDGKLLPDSGIDLPAKPEDQPATARIFYTAYFAKGSDTGTRPVVFFYNGGPGSATMYLRMGSMSPVRVLTPDTQHQFGGPYKTVPNQYSLLDTADLVFIDAPGTGYSRVMGKDAFKSFYGIDQDAGAFDRFIRRFLTKYDRWSSPKFLFGESYGTTRDAVLSATLQQHGVDLNGVVLLSQILSFDNSADGSDGNPGTDNGFFLALPSFAATAWYHHKIPNQPAELEPWLHEVEQYSIGDYASALLQGADLDPTKKAAVAAKLESYTGVPQALWLKANLRLTGGEFSKYLQDGSDTTTGRLDSRYEGPHLDPLSASADYDPFTESIEAAFMSAMNTYAHQTLKFGENMTYKSSAREPGWTWDMKHNGPGGGQGSGVNVSADLAYTMKVNPKMHVLLMGGYFDLGTLYFAATYEMKHLPLPTSLQKNISYKFFPTGHMVYVNEDALHGLHDRTAAFIKENEGGGQ